Below is a window of Leuconostoc gasicomitatum LMG 18811 DNA.
AAGGGCAAGTTAGGAACACCAGAAGCACGTGGCATTGTTGATGCCGTGGTTAACGAGACTTTAGGTCGATTTTTAATGGAAAATGGTGATTTTGGTCAAAATCTCATTCGAAAGGCAATTCGAGCACGTGAAGCACGTGAAGCTGCACGTAAAGCACGTGATGAAAGCCGAACAGGCAAGACAAAAGGTCAAAAGGATCGACTATTGTCTGGTAAATTAGCACCAGCGCAGTCAAAAAATGCAGAACATAATGAATTGTTTTTGGTGGAAGGTGACTCAGCCGGCGGTTCAGCTAAGCAAGGCCGAGATCGTAAGTTCCAAGCAATTTTACCGTTACGTGGTAAAGTTTTAAACACAGAGAAAGCCAAGCTTGCTGATATTTTGAAAAATGAAGAGATTTCAACGCTTATTTACGCTATAGGTGGTGGTGTTGGAACAGATTTCAAGGTTGCTGATACTGCATTTAGCAAAGTCATTATTATGACTGATGCTGATGATGATGGGGCGCATATACAGACATTGCTTTTAACTTTCTTTTATAAGTATATGAAACCGTTAATTGAAGCCGGCCGAGTTTATATTGCTTTACCACCATTGTATCGTGTTAAATATGCGTCTAAAAAGTTCGAGGATAAGTTTGCCTGGACAAACGACGAACTAGAAACGATTACAAATCAAAATGATGCCCGCTATGAATTAACGCGTTTTAAAGGGTTGGGCGAAATGAATGCACCATTATTGTGGGAAACGACAATGGATCCTGAATCGCGTACGTTGATTCGTGTGAAAATTGATGATGCTGTGCTTGCTGAAAAGCGCGTGACAACTTTGATGGGTGATAAAGTTGAACCACGTCGTGAATGGATTGAAGCAAATGTCCACTTTACGTTGGATGAAGCAGGCTCAATATTGGATACAGTTGAAGGTTATGATAGTAACGCAAGTGATATTTTCGAAAAAGTGCGGAACCATGAAAAGACCGATTCAGTTGTAAGCAATGATATAAAAACAAGTGAACCCGTAATTACAACGTGGCAAAAAGATGATAAATAATTACCTTGCTGTATGTTAATAGACTGTAACAGTGAGTCATTAATCTGACTAGCTATTGAAATACCGTGTACAATTGTATACGGTATTTGCGTAGTAATTTTATTTGAAAGGAATTGTGTCTATTTAGTAATAATAGACAATCATATATATGGCAGATCGTATAACTGAACTTTCACTCGAGGCAGTGATGGGCGAGCGCTTCGGGCGTTATTCAAAATATATTATTCAAGAACGTGCATTACCGGATATCCGTGATGGTTTAAAACCCGTACAACGGCGTATTTTATTTGCGATGGATCAGGATGGCAATACGTTTGACCATCCTTATCGTAAATCAGCAAAATCAGTTGGTAATGTCATGGGTAATTTCCATCCTCACGGTGATTCATCCATCTATGAAGCAATGGTTCGGTTGTCACAAAACTGGAAAGTACGCGAACCATTAATTGATATGAACGGTAACAATGGCTCGGTTGATAATGATCCAGCGGCGGCCATGCGTTATACTGAGGCGCGCTTGTCAAAAATTGCTGGGGAGATGATGACAGACTTAGGACAAGAAACTGTTGATATGGTTTTGAATTTTGATGACACGACGTATGAGCCGACTGTCTTACCATCACGAGTTTTGAGTTTGTTTATTAATGGTGCCACTGGCATTTCGGCAGGCTATGCGACAGAAATCCCACCACACAATTTAAAAGAAATAAATGGTGCTTTAACCTATTTACTCGATCATCCGGAAGCACCTTTATCTGCATTAATGCGTTATGTTAAAGGACCGGATTTTCCAACAGGTGGTATTATACAAGGTCTTGATGGCATTAAAAAGGCTTATAAAACTGGTCGCGGTAAAATTGTGGTTCGTGCCAAAACGGTCATTTCAGAAATTAAGGGTGGCAAAAAGAAAATTGAAATTACCGAATTGCCATATGAAGTTGTGAAATCGAATTTAGTAGCAAAAATTGATGGTATTCGATTAAACAAAGAGGTTGCTGGCATATCTGAAGTTCGTGATGAGTCTGATCGGGAAGGTATGTCCATTGTTATAGAACTTAACAAAGATGTTAATGCTGCCGGTATATTGACTTACTTATTCAAAAAAACAGATTTGCAAATTTATTACAACTTTAATATGGTGGCCATTCATGATCAGAGGCCAGTTCATGTGAGTTTGAAACAAGGTCTGGAAGCTTTTTTGAACTTTCGTAAAGAAGTTGTTTTGAAACGCTCAGCGTATGAATTAGCGAAAGCGCAGGCTCGACAACATATTGTTGAAGGTTTGATCCGTATGTTGTCAATATTAGATGAAGTCGTGGCGACAATTCGTGCCTCAAAGAATCGAAAAGATGCCACACAAAACTTGATTGACAGCTATCAATTCACACAGCCACAAGCAGAAGCAATTGTTACATTGCAATTGTATCGTTTGACGAACACAGATGTGACACAGCTAGAAGAAGAATTTGCGACACTTGCGGCTAAAATTGTGCGTTTAAACTTAATTATTAATGAATCGTCAGCCTTAAATGATGTCATACGTGACGAAATTGCAGAAATTACAACAACATATCGATCACCACGCCGATCAGAAATTGAAGCTGAGGTTGAAAACCTGATCATTGATTCAGCCATTACTATCGCCGAAGAGGACGTACAAGTGCTAGTCTCTCGCAATGGTTATTATAAACGTGCATCTTTACGGTCTTATAAAGCCTCAGACTCTGATAATGGTTTGGCTGAGGATGATTTAGCTATTTTTGAAGGTCAGCTCAATACAACGCAGCATTTGTTTATGTTCACTAACAAAGGCAACATCATTTATCGACCAGTTCACGAATTACCGGATTCAAAATGGAAAGATACTGGCGAACATTTTTCACAGCAGCTATCAAATTGGCACGCAGATGAGTTTGTTATTAAGGTTATTGCTATTGACAATCTTGAACAAGAAGGTGCTTTTACTGTTGTGACTAATGATGGCTTTATAAAGCAGACAATATTAAGCGATATGGTACCAAAGGCTTACAAGAAAAAAACAAGCATGGCAATTAAACTTAAGACAGATAGTAGTTATGTAGTTGGTATCGCCTATTTCAAACAAGCTAAGCAACAAGATGTTTTGCTACTATCTCACGATGGTGTGGGTCTTCGATTTAAAGTAACAGATGTCCCAGAAATTGGGCCACGTACAGCTGGTGTCAAGGCAATGGATTTACGTGGAACTGACACAATTATGGCAGCATTGTTTATTACAAATGATTCACAGCAAGTGGCAATTGTAGCTAGTAATGGGGCGTTTAAATATATGCCGATTTCAGAAATCAATCGTTCAAAACGTGCAAATAAAGGATTATTAATTTTCACACAAAAAAAGACGGTTGCCTATCATGTTGCTGCTGCGACTATTTTTGAGGCTCATGAAACGGCATTGGAAATTTTGACCACGCGCTGGCAAGCTCAAGAGCTACAGTTAAGCGACTATCATCCATCGCAACGCATTGGTAATGGACAATATGTTGTCGATGTTAAGAAGAATGGGACACCTTGGTTGATTAAACCGTTATCGATTCATGCGACAAAATAAGCTTTTTTTGCTAAAATAGATTTATAAACTTTTAGGAGATACGAACGAATGGCTAAGACATTAGTTTTCGGGCACAAGAACCCAGATACTGACACAATCGCTTCAGCAATTGCTGCGAGTTATTTATTAAATCAACTTGGTGGTGATACAGAGGCAGTTGCGCAAGGCACACCAAATGCTGAAACGCAGTTTGCATTAGATTTTTTTTCAGTCACTGCACCAAGAATTACGACATCAGCCGATACTGAAACTGTTGTCCTAGTTGACCATAACGAGGCGACACAATCTATTGATAATTTATCAGAAGTTATTGTTGAAGGTATTTACGATCACCATAAATTTTCGTTCACAAATAGTACACCATTGTACATTAATGCCAAACCATGGGGTTCTGTTGCAACAATTCTGTATTACGAATTTAAACAAGCAAACATCGACATCCCTTCAAAAGTTGCTGGTTTGATGGCCTCAGCGATTATATCAGACACGTTGTTGCTGAAAAGC
It encodes the following:
- the parE gene encoding DNA topoisomerase IV subunit B, with protein sequence MAEKNHYDSDSIKILEGLEAVRKRPGMYIGSTDGRGLHHLVYEIVDNAVDEALGGYGHDIRVTIHENNAITVQDFGRGMPVGMHESGKPTPEVILTVLHAGGKFGQGGYATSGGLHGVGSSVVNALSESLQVTIVRDGHKWQEDFIKGGQPVGTLRDLGVTKEPSGTKVTFKPDATIFSATVYKYDTLSERLRESAFLMSGVKFSLTDERVKPKRVEEYHYEKGLEAFVGFLNEEKETIGSIMTFEGQQDGIAVEVAAQYNDGYSETLLSFVNNVRTQDGGTHEVGFRTAWTKAFNEYARKVNLLKEKDKNLEGTDVREGLAAVISLRVPEQFLQFEGQTKGKLGTPEARGIVDAVVNETLGRFLMENGDFGQNLIRKAIRAREAREAARKARDESRTGKTKGQKDRLLSGKLAPAQSKNAEHNELFLVEGDSAGGSAKQGRDRKFQAILPLRGKVLNTEKAKLADILKNEEISTLIYAIGGGVGTDFKVADTAFSKVIIMTDADDDGAHIQTLLLTFFYKYMKPLIEAGRVYIALPPLYRVKYASKKFEDKFAWTNDELETITNQNDARYELTRFKGLGEMNAPLLWETTMDPESRTLIRVKIDDAVLAEKRVTTLMGDKVEPRREWIEANVHFTLDEAGSILDTVEGYDSNASDIFEKVRNHEKTDSVVSNDIKTSEPVITTWQKDDK
- a CDS encoding manganese-dependent inorganic pyrophosphatase; this encodes MAKTLVFGHKNPDTDTIASAIAASYLLNQLGGDTEAVAQGTPNAETQFALDFFSVTAPRITTSADTETVVLVDHNEATQSIDNLSEVIVEGIYDHHKFSFTNSTPLYINAKPWGSVATILYYEFKQANIDIPSKVAGLMASAIISDTLLLKSPTTTAYDKPALEDLAAIAGLDDYEKYGLSLLKAGTDLSSRTDKELIDGDAKSFEIGGHKFRIGQVNTVDIADVLTRQSGIEAAMVAEDYEDFLFVITDILNSNSKALYLGDATTSIEAAFGAKISDNVIDLPGVVSRKKQIVPPLEKQF
- the parC gene encoding DNA topoisomerase IV subunit A, which translates into the protein MADRITELSLEAVMGERFGRYSKYIIQERALPDIRDGLKPVQRRILFAMDQDGNTFDHPYRKSAKSVGNVMGNFHPHGDSSIYEAMVRLSQNWKVREPLIDMNGNNGSVDNDPAAAMRYTEARLSKIAGEMMTDLGQETVDMVLNFDDTTYEPTVLPSRVLSLFINGATGISAGYATEIPPHNLKEINGALTYLLDHPEAPLSALMRYVKGPDFPTGGIIQGLDGIKKAYKTGRGKIVVRAKTVISEIKGGKKKIEITELPYEVVKSNLVAKIDGIRLNKEVAGISEVRDESDREGMSIVIELNKDVNAAGILTYLFKKTDLQIYYNFNMVAIHDQRPVHVSLKQGLEAFLNFRKEVVLKRSAYELAKAQARQHIVEGLIRMLSILDEVVATIRASKNRKDATQNLIDSYQFTQPQAEAIVTLQLYRLTNTDVTQLEEEFATLAAKIVRLNLIINESSALNDVIRDEIAEITTTYRSPRRSEIEAEVENLIIDSAITIAEEDVQVLVSRNGYYKRASLRSYKASDSDNGLAEDDLAIFEGQLNTTQHLFMFTNKGNIIYRPVHELPDSKWKDTGEHFSQQLSNWHADEFVIKVIAIDNLEQEGAFTVVTNDGFIKQTILSDMVPKAYKKKTSMAIKLKTDSSYVVGIAYFKQAKQQDVLLLSHDGVGLRFKVTDVPEIGPRTAGVKAMDLRGTDTIMAALFITNDSQQVAIVASNGAFKYMPISEINRSKRANKGLLIFTQKKTVAYHVAAATIFEAHETALEILTTRWQAQELQLSDYHPSQRIGNGQYVVDVKKNGTPWLIKPLSIHATK